The following are encoded in a window of Thermococcus sp. CX2 genomic DNA:
- a CDS encoding cation diffusion facilitator family transporter translates to MRDVYKPIWVSIVGNVLLALIKIIVGLWYSSIALISDGVHSLSDVVTSVIGYFGIRISSKPPDESHPFGHSRFEPLVAFLIGEGLVIVAYEIGREAFFRMLYGSIVEVNSIMLAITILSILAKEAMARYSLHVGKKLNSQILIADAYHHRSDALSSIAVFIGLGTQKLGFEYGDALAGLVVAAFLVKVSFDILLENIGYLTGQAPPFELCEEIKRRALSVPNVLGVHDLRAHYVGNRLHVELHIEVPPELTLKEAHDISEEVKRRIEEIKDVDRVFVHVDIKGVTE, encoded by the coding sequence ATGAGGGATGTCTATAAGCCCATCTGGGTTAGCATCGTCGGCAACGTCCTGTTAGCGCTCATCAAAATCATCGTGGGTCTCTGGTACTCTAGTATAGCACTTATATCGGACGGCGTTCACTCGCTCTCGGACGTTGTGACGAGCGTCATCGGCTACTTCGGCATAAGGATATCCTCAAAGCCACCGGACGAGAGTCACCCCTTTGGTCATTCCCGCTTTGAACCCTTGGTGGCGTTTCTCATCGGTGAAGGCCTTGTTATAGTTGCCTATGAGATTGGTAGAGAGGCTTTTTTTAGAATGCTTTACGGAAGCATTGTGGAGGTAAATTCCATTATGCTTGCCATCACGATTCTTTCAATCCTTGCGAAGGAGGCCATGGCGCGCTATTCCCTCCACGTCGGCAAGAAGCTCAACAGCCAGATTTTAATAGCCGATGCCTACCACCACAGGAGCGACGCACTGAGCAGCATCGCAGTCTTCATTGGACTGGGAACTCAAAAGCTGGGCTTCGAATATGGTGATGCCCTGGCTGGTCTGGTGGTTGCGGCTTTCCTGGTTAAGGTTTCCTTTGATATCCTTCTTGAGAATATCGGCTATCTCACCGGTCAGGCGCCCCCCTTCGAGCTCTGCGAAGAGATAAAGCGCAGAGCGCTGAGCGTTCCTAACGTCCTTGGTGTTCACGATTTGAGGGCCCATTACGTTGGGAACAGGCTCCACGTCGAGCTGCACATAGAAGTCCCGCCCGAGCTGACACTAAAGGAAGCCCACGACATAAGTGAAGAGGTGAAGAGGCGCATAGAGGAGATAAAGGATGTGGATAGGGTCTTCGTGCATGTTGATATCAAAGGGGTTACGGAGTGA